One part of the Vogesella sp. LIG4 genome encodes these proteins:
- a CDS encoding GFA family protein, whose protein sequence is MIKQVGNTPIREYHTASCHCGAVVLELHLPDGIVDPRRCDCSICRRKGAIVASVPLAGIRIVQGADKLRLYQFNTRTASHYFCGECGIYTHHQRRSNPQQYGYNVGCLEGVNPYELGPVPVNDGVNHPADRQA, encoded by the coding sequence ATGATCAAGCAGGTCGGCAACACCCCCATCCGCGAATACCACACCGCCAGCTGCCACTGCGGCGCGGTGGTACTGGAGCTGCATCTGCCGGACGGCATCGTCGACCCGCGCCGCTGCGACTGCTCCATCTGCCGCCGCAAGGGCGCCATCGTCGCCTCGGTGCCGCTGGCCGGCATCCGCATCGTGCAGGGCGCGGACAAGCTCAGGCTGTACCAGTTCAACACCCGCACCGCCAGCCACTATTTCTGCGGTGAGTGCGGCATCTACACCCACCACCAGCGGCGCAGCAACCCGCAGCAGTACGGCTACAACGTCGGCTGCCTGGAAGGCGTCAACCCGTATGAACTCGGCCCGGTGCCGGTGAACGACGGCGTGAACCACCCGGCGGATCGCCAAGCCTGA
- a CDS encoding 23S rRNA (adenine(2030)-N(6))-methyltransferase RlmJ, which yields MLSYRHAFHAGNHADVLKHLVEVQILDYLGQKGAFWYIDTHAGAGAYSLTEGYATKTAEYVDGVARLWQRDDAPELVQRYLEVVRGMNQDGELRHYPGSPWFAAEVMAGSDKLRLFELHPSDFELLSHCFADAGRRVKVDKANGFEAIKSILPPPPRRALTLIDPPYEDKGDYQHVVRAMKEALKRFATGSYAIWYPLLQRKDVGDMVRELKKLPCHSWLDVTLTVRKPSQDGFGMHGSGMFVVNPPWTLKAELEAVLPWLKDALAVDAGADYSLAFHENGHQKN from the coding sequence ATGCTCAGTTATCGCCACGCCTTTCACGCCGGCAACCACGCCGACGTACTCAAGCACCTGGTAGAGGTGCAGATTCTTGATTATCTCGGCCAGAAAGGCGCTTTCTGGTACATCGACACCCACGCCGGCGCCGGTGCCTACAGCCTCACCGAGGGCTATGCCACCAAGACCGCCGAATACGTGGATGGCGTGGCGCGGCTGTGGCAGCGCGACGACGCGCCCGAGCTGGTGCAGCGTTATCTCGAAGTGGTGCGCGGCATGAACCAGGATGGCGAGTTGCGCCACTACCCTGGCTCGCCCTGGTTCGCCGCCGAGGTAATGGCCGGCAGCGACAAGCTGCGGCTGTTCGAGCTGCACCCCAGCGATTTCGAGCTGCTGTCGCACTGCTTTGCCGACGCCGGCCGCCGTGTAAAAGTGGACAAGGCCAACGGCTTCGAGGCCATCAAGTCCATCCTGCCGCCGCCGCCGCGCCGCGCGCTGACGCTGATCGACCCGCCGTACGAGGACAAGGGTGACTACCAGCACGTGGTACGGGCGATGAAAGAGGCGCTGAAGCGCTTCGCCACCGGCAGCTACGCCATCTGGTACCCGCTGCTGCAGCGCAAGGACGTGGGCGACATGGTGCGCGAGCTGAAGAAGCTGCCCTGCCACAGCTGGCTGGACGTCACCCTCACCGTGCGCAAACCGTCGCAGGACGGCTTCGGCATGCACGGCAGCGGCATGTTCGTGGTCAACCCGCCGTGGACGCTCAAGGCCGAACTGGAAGCCGTGCTGCCCTGGCTGAAGGACGCACTGGCGGTGGATGCCGGTGCCGACTACAGCCTGGCCTTCCACGAGAACGGCCACCAGAAGAACTGA
- a CDS encoding pseudouridine synthase — translation MLTVLYRDDYLIAIDKPSGLLVHRSEIDRRETRFAVQLLRDQIGRQVFPVHRLDRGTSGVLLFALDATTARLLNEQFAGRQPGKTYLAVVRGHPQDSGDIDHPITRQPDEREYVHGNAQLNAQPAFTRYRTLARCELPFAVDRYPQSRYALLELQPETGRRHQLRRHLKHIAHPIIGDATHGKGVHNRFFQQQFNVGRMLLHAVELQLTHPVNGEALCLTAPLTGDFTRLIGELGWREALPVAWLGDIEAAHDLAS, via the coding sequence ATGCTCACTGTTCTCTACCGTGACGACTACCTGATCGCCATCGACAAGCCTTCCGGCCTGCTGGTGCACCGCAGCGAGATCGACCGCCGCGAAACCCGTTTCGCGGTGCAGCTGCTGCGCGACCAGATCGGCCGCCAGGTGTTCCCGGTGCACCGGCTGGATCGCGGCACCAGCGGCGTGCTGCTGTTCGCGCTGGATGCCACTACCGCGCGGCTGCTCAACGAGCAGTTTGCCGGCCGCCAGCCCGGCAAGACCTACCTAGCGGTGGTGCGCGGCCACCCGCAGGACAGCGGCGACATCGACCACCCCATCACCCGCCAACCGGACGAGCGCGAATACGTGCACGGTAATGCCCAGCTCAACGCCCAGCCGGCGTTCACCCGCTACCGCACGCTGGCGCGCTGCGAGCTGCCGTTCGCGGTGGACCGCTACCCGCAAAGCCGCTACGCATTGCTGGAGTTGCAGCCGGAAACCGGCCGCCGCCACCAGCTGCGCCGCCACCTCAAGCACATCGCCCACCCCATCATCGGCGACGCCACTCACGGCAAGGGCGTGCATAACCGCTTCTTCCAGCAGCAATTCAACGTTGGCCGCATGCTGCTGCACGCGGTGGAACTGCAGCTGACGCACCCGGTAAACGGTGAAGCGCTCTGCCTCACCGCGCCGCTTACTGGCGACTTCACCCGCCTGATCGGCGAGCTGGGCTGGCGTGAGGCGCTGCCAGTGGCATGGCTGGGCGACATAGAAGCAGCTCACGATCTCGCTAGCTAG
- a CDS encoding gamma-glutamyltransferase family protein, which yields MLSRLPLFALALLLGACAATPSFTYSPLPTQPELASGYQDKPGWATRHDAVAAANPLATDAGRQVLAAGGSALDAAIAVQMVLGLVEPQSSGIGGGALLLYWDGKAVSAWDGRETAPAAADERLFLTADGKPMDFDAAVVGGRSVGVPGAVAMLEMAHREQGRLPWAALFQPAINLAEQGFAVSPRLYTLLQADDYLRRDPVAAVYFYQPDGKPWPVGHVLKNPPYAEVLRAIAAQGSKALLQGPVAAAIVAKVRGHAANPGLLTLADLAAYRPKKRTALCSDYRAREHDYRLCGFPPPSSGMLAIGQILGILNNTAAAGLPLQQGADGKPLPSPQWLHLYTEASRLAFADRGKYVGDPDFVAAPGGNWLSMLAPGYLAARAGLIGETSMKTAQPGQPGMLQAALGMAAPQPEYGTSHISIIDADGHALSMTTTVEAQFGSRQMVNPSGHGVGGFLLNNQLTDFNFAPNDAAGLPTANRVQPGKRPRSSMSPTLVFDKAGGQVLISAGSPGGAQIIHYTAKTLYAMLNWGMDAQQAISLPNFGASGAPTQLEQGRFPPATVAWLQAHGHEVRETEMTSGLQAIGRRDGGFFGGADPRREGVVMGE from the coding sequence ATGCTTTCCCGTTTACCGCTGTTTGCCTTGGCGCTATTGCTGGGCGCCTGCGCCGCCACGCCGTCTTTCACCTACAGCCCACTGCCGACGCAGCCGGAGCTGGCCAGCGGCTATCAGGACAAACCGGGCTGGGCCACTCGTCATGACGCGGTGGCGGCGGCCAACCCGCTGGCCACCGATGCCGGCCGCCAGGTGCTGGCCGCCGGTGGCAGCGCGCTGGATGCTGCCATTGCGGTGCAGATGGTGCTGGGGCTGGTGGAGCCGCAGAGCAGCGGCATCGGCGGCGGCGCCTTGCTGCTGTACTGGGACGGCAAGGCGGTAAGCGCCTGGGATGGCCGCGAGACCGCGCCGGCCGCCGCCGACGAGCGGCTGTTTCTCACTGCCGACGGCAAGCCGATGGACTTCGATGCCGCCGTGGTGGGCGGGCGTTCGGTAGGCGTGCCGGGCGCGGTGGCGATGCTGGAAATGGCGCACCGCGAGCAGGGCAGGCTGCCGTGGGCGGCACTGTTCCAGCCTGCTATTAATCTGGCGGAACAGGGCTTTGCCGTCAGCCCGCGGCTGTACACGCTGCTGCAGGCGGACGATTACTTGCGGCGGGACCCGGTGGCGGCCGTCTACTTCTACCAGCCGGACGGCAAGCCGTGGCCGGTGGGGCATGTGCTGAAGAACCCGCCCTACGCCGAGGTGCTGCGTGCCATTGCCGCCCAGGGCAGCAAGGCGCTGCTGCAGGGGCCGGTGGCGGCGGCCATTGTGGCCAAGGTGCGTGGCCATGCGGCCAACCCCGGGCTGCTGACGCTGGCGGACCTGGCCGCCTACCGGCCGAAGAAGCGCACGGCACTGTGCAGCGACTACCGTGCGCGTGAGCATGATTACCGGCTGTGCGGCTTCCCGCCGCCCAGCAGCGGCATGCTGGCCATCGGCCAGATCCTGGGCATCCTGAACAACACCGCCGCCGCCGGCCTGCCGCTGCAGCAGGGGGCGGATGGCAAGCCGCTGCCGTCGCCGCAATGGCTGCACCTGTATACCGAGGCCTCGCGGCTGGCGTTTGCCGATCGCGGCAAGTACGTGGGCGACCCGGACTTTGTGGCCGCGCCCGGCGGCAACTGGCTGAGCATGCTGGCGCCCGGCTACCTGGCGGCACGCGCCGGGCTGATAGGCGAAACCAGCATGAAGACCGCGCAGCCCGGCCAGCCGGGTATGCTGCAGGCCGCACTGGGCATGGCCGCGCCGCAGCCGGAGTACGGCACCAGCCACATCAGCATCATCGATGCTGACGGCCACGCGTTGAGCATGACCACCACGGTGGAGGCGCAGTTCGGCTCGCGGCAGATGGTGAACCCGTCCGGCCACGGCGTGGGTGGCTTCCTGCTCAACAACCAGCTGACCGATTTCAACTTCGCACCCAATGACGCCGCCGGCCTGCCCACTGCCAACCGAGTGCAGCCAGGCAAGCGCCCGCGCAGCTCGATGAGCCCGACGCTGGTGTTCGACAAGGCCGGCGGCCAGGTGCTGATCAGCGCCGGCAGCCCCGGCGGCGCGCAGATCATCCACTACACCGCCAAGACGCTGTACGCCATGCTCAACTGGGGCATGGACGCGCAGCAGGCCATCAGCCTGCCCAACTTCGGCGCCAGCGGCGCGCCCACCCAGCTGGAGCAGGGCCGCTTCCCACCCGCCACCGTGGCCTGGCTGCAAGCGCACGGCCATGAAGTGCGCGAAACCGAGATGACCAGCGGCCTGCAGGCGATAGGCCGCCGCGACGGCGGTTTCTTCGGCGGCGCCGACCCGCGCCGCGAGGGTGTGGTGATGGGGGAGTGA
- a CDS encoding ABC transporter substrate-binding protein: MHTRLTLLAAALLACGAAYAKPLTVCTEASPEGFDVVRYNSLTTTNASADVVFNRLVDYDARAGKVVPSLASSWKVADDGLSVSFTLRQNVSFHRTAWFKPGRPLNADDVVFSFQRMLNPDHPWYKTSPTGYPHAKSFQLDKLIKAVVKVDARTVRFDLNQPDATLVPLLTMGFASIYSAEYADQLARSGNFDQFNSQPVGTGPYVFQSFVKDSVVRYAANPAYFAGKPNAERLSYVITPDTAVRAQKIKAGECQISLSPKPQDIADAAGAAGVKVLSTPMFSTAFVALNSQHKPFDDKRVRQAVNLAFDKANYLKVEFAGSAIAASNPFPPSTFGYNKAVKDYPLDIARARKLLADAGYGNGFDTTIWVRPTGSTLNPNPKAGAELLQADLAKVGIKAEIKVLEWGELIKRGKAGEHDLLFMGWAGDNGDADNFLTPQFSCAAVQSGTNFARYCDPALDKLITDARRIANPKQRAANYAKAQQIIKEQALWLPLAHPTAAVLTTGNVSGFQVSPFGRVDFSRVVVK; encoded by the coding sequence ATGCACACCCGCCTCACCCTGCTCGCCGCCGCCCTGCTCGCCTGCGGCGCCGCCTACGCCAAACCGCTAACCGTATGCACCGAAGCCAGCCCGGAAGGTTTCGACGTGGTGCGCTACAACTCGCTGACCACCACCAACGCCAGCGCCGACGTGGTGTTCAACCGCCTGGTGGACTACGACGCCCGCGCCGGCAAGGTGGTACCCAGCCTCGCCAGCAGCTGGAAAGTGGCGGACGACGGCCTGTCGGTCAGCTTCACCCTGCGCCAGAACGTGAGCTTCCACCGCACCGCCTGGTTCAAGCCCGGCCGCCCGCTGAATGCCGACGACGTGGTGTTCAGCTTCCAGCGCATGCTCAACCCCGACCACCCGTGGTACAAGACCTCCCCCACCGGCTACCCGCACGCCAAGTCCTTCCAGCTGGACAAGCTGATCAAGGCCGTGGTGAAAGTGGATGCCCGCACCGTGCGCTTCGACCTCAACCAGCCGGACGCCACCCTGGTGCCGCTGCTGACCATGGGCTTTGCCAGCATCTACTCCGCCGAATATGCCGACCAACTGGCCAGGAGCGGCAATTTCGACCAGTTCAACAGCCAGCCGGTAGGCACCGGCCCCTACGTGTTCCAGAGCTTCGTCAAGGACAGCGTGGTGCGCTATGCGGCCAACCCTGCCTACTTTGCCGGCAAGCCGAACGCCGAACGCCTGTCCTACGTGATCACCCCGGACACCGCGGTGCGCGCGCAGAAGATCAAGGCCGGCGAGTGCCAGATTTCGCTCAGCCCCAAGCCGCAGGACATTGCCGATGCCGCCGGCGCAGCCGGGGTGAAGGTGTTGAGCACGCCGATGTTCTCCACCGCCTTCGTGGCCCTGAACAGCCAGCACAAGCCGTTTGACGACAAGCGCGTGCGCCAGGCGGTGAACCTGGCCTTCGACAAGGCCAACTATCTGAAAGTGGAATTCGCCGGTAGCGCCATCGCCGCCAGCAACCCGTTCCCGCCATCCACCTTCGGCTACAACAAGGCGGTGAAGGACTACCCGCTGGACATCGCCCGCGCCAGGAAACTGCTGGCCGATGCCGGCTACGGCAACGGTTTTGATACCACCATCTGGGTACGCCCCACCGGCAGCACGCTCAATCCCAACCCGAAAGCCGGCGCCGAACTGTTGCAGGCCGACCTCGCCAAGGTGGGCATCAAGGCCGAGATCAAGGTGCTGGAATGGGGTGAGCTGATCAAGCGCGGCAAGGCCGGCGAGCACGACCTGCTGTTCATGGGCTGGGCCGGCGACAACGGCGACGCCGACAACTTCCTCACCCCGCAGTTCAGCTGCGCGGCGGTACAGTCCGGCACCAACTTCGCCCGCTACTGCGACCCGGCGCTGGATAAACTGATCACCGACGCCCGCCGCATCGCCAACCCGAAGCAGCGTGCGGCCAACTATGCCAAGGCACAGCAGATCATCAAGGAGCAGGCGCTGTGGCTGCCGCTGGCCCACCCCACAGCGGCCGTGCTCACCACCGGCAATGTCAGCGGCTTCCAGGTCAGCCCCTTCGGCCGCGTGGACTTCAGCCGCGTGGTGGTGAAGTAA
- a CDS encoding GNAT family N-acetyltransferase: protein MNRAPHALQPDAHGEWLQQGQQLGGRHWVSNAPCRISLYPSRHGPLPVTQLQQSSTQDSYVASPRSAWLRYPQAEARHHGGRVQALAALAASPLGGLISAARLDSALLPDNWLLSTNLHPQWQDAELAELRDSLLTPNPERPLLLRNVCAAANPGLPTQLAAQGWLLLPARLVYLCDPAQPEVWRRNHVKRDQRLLEQSDLRLLGPDDIRPEQLPQLQYCFRDLFIDKHSALNPDFSAHFFQLCLQRRFLELYALELGGNVVGCIGLLARHGWLTTPLIGYDTRLPPKLGIYRRLMALLLREAQQRGLQLHYSAGAGEFKRHRGGEPQLEYSAVYARHLGKRQQLALSTLAALLQRTATPLLQRYG from the coding sequence ATGAACCGGGCGCCGCACGCACTGCAGCCGGACGCCCACGGCGAATGGCTGCAGCAGGGGCAGCAGCTGGGTGGCCGGCACTGGGTAAGCAATGCGCCGTGCCGCATCAGCCTGTACCCCAGCCGCCACGGCCCGCTGCCGGTGACGCAGCTGCAGCAGTCCTCCACCCAGGACAGCTACGTAGCCAGCCCGCGCTCGGCCTGGCTGCGCTACCCGCAAGCCGAGGCGCGCCACCATGGCGGCCGGGTGCAGGCGCTGGCAGCGCTGGCCGCCTCGCCACTGGGCGGGCTGATCAGTGCCGCGCGGCTGGACAGCGCCCTGCTGCCGGACAACTGGCTGCTGTCCACCAATCTGCACCCGCAATGGCAGGATGCCGAGCTGGCCGAGCTGCGCGACAGCCTGCTGACGCCGAACCCGGAACGCCCGCTGCTGCTGCGCAATGTCTGTGCTGCGGCCAACCCCGGCCTGCCGACACAGTTGGCCGCACAGGGCTGGCTGCTGCTGCCGGCGCGGCTGGTCTACCTGTGCGACCCGGCGCAGCCGGAGGTATGGCGCCGCAACCATGTCAAACGCGACCAGCGCCTGCTGGAACAAAGCGACCTGCGCCTGCTGGGGCCGGACGACATCCGCCCGGAACAACTGCCGCAGCTGCAGTACTGCTTTCGCGACCTGTTCATCGACAAGCACTCGGCGCTGAACCCGGACTTCAGCGCGCACTTCTTCCAGCTGTGCCTGCAGCGGCGCTTCCTGGAACTGTACGCGCTGGAACTGGGCGGCAACGTGGTGGGCTGCATCGGCCTGTTGGCGCGCCACGGCTGGCTCACCACCCCGCTGATCGGCTACGACACCCGGCTGCCGCCCAAGCTGGGCATCTACCGCCGGCTGATGGCACTGCTGCTGCGCGAGGCACAGCAGCGCGGGCTGCAACTGCACTACAGCGCCGGTGCCGGCGAATTCAAGCGCCACCGCGGCGGCGAGCCGCAGCTGGAATACAGCGCGGTGTACGCCCGCCACCTGGGCAAGCGCCAGCAGCTGGCGCTGTCCACGCTGGCGGCGCTGCTGCAGCGCACGGCAACGCCGCTGCTGCAACGCTACGGTTGA
- a CDS encoding DUF3419 family protein, whose product MSTHTLVHQAVRNTTTTGRKALGDKLFARWFSQLVYAQIWEDPQIDIEALALKPGARLVTIASGGCNALAYLSQQPAVVHAVDLNHSHLAMLALKKAAFATLPDYQTLLDFLGSADRKQNPQRFRRYVAPQLPVVARQYWEGKDWRGRQRYQLFAHHAYRHGLLGRFIGFGHLVTRLLGGNLGKIADAGSLDEQRALFDRHLEPVFRHPLLRFLARRESLLYSMGIPPAQFAALREDAGGDLATLFSQRMRRLACDFPLAANPFAQQAFARRYDIGQQEALPMYLQSRHYESIRHNLTRLLGHHGSMTDFLDGCAPQSLDAYLLLDAQDWMDDAQLNALWRQITRTAAPGARVVFRTGGSRSPLEGRLAPQLMACWHTDPDYNRSLHARDRAAIYGGVHLYCKRT is encoded by the coding sequence ATGAGCACGCATACCCTGGTACATCAGGCAGTTCGCAACACCACAACCACCGGCCGCAAGGCGCTGGGGGACAAGCTGTTCGCCCGCTGGTTCAGCCAGCTGGTCTACGCGCAGATCTGGGAAGACCCGCAGATCGACATCGAGGCACTGGCGCTGAAGCCCGGCGCACGGCTGGTCACCATTGCCTCCGGCGGCTGCAATGCGCTGGCCTACCTGAGCCAGCAGCCGGCGGTGGTGCACGCGGTGGATCTGAACCACAGCCACCTCGCGATGCTGGCGCTGAAAAAGGCCGCCTTCGCCACCCTGCCCGACTACCAGACGCTGCTGGACTTCCTCGGCAGCGCCGACCGCAAGCAGAATCCGCAGCGCTTTCGCCGCTACGTGGCGCCGCAGCTGCCGGTGGTGGCGCGCCAGTACTGGGAAGGCAAGGACTGGCGCGGCCGCCAGCGCTACCAGCTGTTTGCCCATCACGCCTACCGCCACGGCCTGCTCGGCCGCTTCATCGGCTTTGGCCACCTGGTAACGCGGCTGCTGGGCGGCAACCTTGGCAAGATCGCCGACGCCGGCAGCCTGGATGAGCAACGCGCGCTGTTCGACCGCCACCTGGAGCCGGTATTCCGCCACCCGCTGCTGCGCTTCCTGGCCCGCCGCGAAAGCCTGCTGTACAGCATGGGCATTCCGCCGGCGCAGTTCGCCGCGCTGCGCGAGGACGCCGGCGGCGACCTGGCCACGCTGTTCAGCCAGCGCATGCGCCGCCTGGCCTGCGATTTCCCGCTTGCGGCCAACCCTTTCGCGCAGCAGGCGTTTGCCCGCCGCTACGACATCGGCCAGCAGGAGGCGCTGCCGATGTACCTGCAGTCGCGCCACTACGAAAGCATCCGCCACAACCTGACGCGGCTGCTGGGCCACCATGGCTCGATGACCGACTTCCTGGACGGCTGCGCGCCGCAGTCGCTGGACGCCTACCTGCTGCTGGATGCGCAGGACTGGATGGATGACGCCCAGCTCAACGCGCTGTGGCGGCAGATCACCCGCACCGCCGCCCCCGGCGCGCGGGTGGTGTTCCGCACCGGCGGCAGCCGCTCGCCGCTGGAAGGCCGGCTGGCGCCGCAGCTGATGGCCTGCTGGCACACCGACCCGGACTACAACCGCAGCCTGCACGCGCGTGACCGCGCCGCCATCTACGGCGGCGTACACCTGTACTGCAAGCGCACATGA
- a CDS encoding AraC family transcriptional regulator has protein sequence MKRATHFSLHPGWRLLLSDMGLHPEHVLRLAGLPADLFTRQEASISAAQYFGLWQALEQATDVLTLPLKIGMAISVETFDPPIFASFCSPNLNVALQRLATFKKLIGPMTLTVDIAPSGTTATLACYGNDGAIPKSLAMTELVFLTQLTRLGTRQRVVPQAIVLPELPPDPAAYADFFGVMPRQGSAVQIRFASQDGVRPFLTANEAMWAVFEPALRKRLAELDASASMSERVKALLLENLPAGEYGIEAVAKQLAVSRRTLQRQLSEESTSFSHILNGTRQQLAQHYLGRTVIPQGEIAFLLGFQDTNSFIRAFKEWAGMTPGSYRHGVAAGSTRLPDGPTSGATTTA, from the coding sequence ATGAAACGTGCCACGCACTTTTCGCTGCACCCCGGCTGGCGCTTGCTGCTTAGCGATATGGGGCTTCACCCCGAGCATGTGCTGCGGCTGGCCGGCCTGCCCGCGGACCTGTTTACCCGCCAGGAGGCCAGCATCAGCGCTGCCCAGTATTTCGGTTTGTGGCAGGCGCTGGAACAGGCAACGGACGTGCTGACCCTGCCGCTGAAAATCGGCATGGCGATCTCGGTCGAGACATTTGACCCGCCGATTTTCGCGAGCTTCTGCAGCCCCAATCTCAACGTGGCGCTACAGCGGCTCGCCACGTTCAAGAAGCTCATCGGGCCGATGACCCTGACGGTAGATATCGCCCCCAGCGGCACCACGGCCACGCTGGCCTGCTACGGCAACGACGGCGCCATCCCCAAGAGCCTGGCCATGACCGAACTGGTGTTCCTTACCCAGCTGACCCGGCTCGGCACCCGCCAGCGCGTGGTGCCGCAGGCGATAGTCTTGCCGGAGTTGCCGCCCGACCCGGCCGCCTATGCCGACTTCTTCGGCGTGATGCCACGCCAGGGCAGCGCAGTCCAGATCCGCTTTGCCAGCCAGGACGGCGTACGCCCCTTCCTTACCGCCAATGAGGCAATGTGGGCAGTGTTCGAGCCCGCCCTGCGCAAGCGCCTGGCGGAACTGGACGCCAGCGCCAGCATGAGCGAGCGTGTCAAGGCACTACTGCTGGAGAACCTGCCGGCCGGCGAGTACGGCATCGAGGCGGTGGCAAAGCAGCTGGCAGTCAGCCGGCGCACCTTGCAGCGCCAGCTAAGCGAGGAATCGACCAGCTTCAGCCATATCCTGAACGGCACCCGGCAACAGCTGGCACAGCATTACCTGGGCCGCACCGTCATCCCGCAGGGAGAAATCGCCTTCCTGCTCGGCTTCCAGGACACCAATTCCTTCATCCGCGCCTTCAAGGAATGGGCTGGCATGACGCCCGGCAGCTACCGCCATGGCGTAGCTGCCGGCAGCACGAGACTTCCCGACGGGCCGACATCGGGCGCAACGACTACTGCCTGA
- a CDS encoding NAD-dependent epimerase/dehydratase family protein: MLNIDHTRPVMVTGATGYVAGWIVKRLLEAGVTVHAPVRHPGDAGKIAHLQALAANSPGSIRFFRADLLEPGSYAQAMAGCSIVFHTASPFTLDVRDPQKELVDPARLGTRNVLETACNTASVRRVVLTSSCAAIYGDNADVWNAPGQILTEDIWNSSSSLEHVPYSYSKTVAEREAWEIAARQSRWGLVVINPSLVIGPGINPHATSESFKLMQQLGNGRMKAGVPDIGLGAVDVRDLAEAHLRAAYLPEAKGRYIISGHNTSLPAMARTLLPTYQAYPIPRRILPKWLVWLVAPLADKSTTRKFVARNVGYAWQADNGKSIRELKMQYRPLAASAQDMFQQLIDSRQLPQP; this comes from the coding sequence ATGCTCAATATCGACCACACCCGGCCCGTCATGGTGACGGGCGCCACCGGCTACGTTGCCGGCTGGATCGTCAAACGCCTGCTGGAAGCGGGTGTCACCGTGCACGCACCGGTGCGCCACCCCGGGGATGCCGGCAAGATCGCCCACCTGCAGGCGCTGGCAGCCAACTCGCCAGGCAGCATCCGCTTCTTCCGGGCCGACTTGCTCGAACCTGGCTCCTATGCGCAAGCCATGGCCGGCTGCAGCATCGTGTTTCATACCGCCTCCCCGTTCACGCTCGATGTGCGCGACCCGCAAAAGGAGCTGGTAGACCCGGCACGGCTGGGCACGCGCAACGTGCTGGAAACGGCCTGCAATACCGCATCGGTGCGGCGCGTGGTGCTCACCAGCAGCTGCGCGGCGATCTATGGTGACAATGCGGATGTCTGGAACGCGCCGGGCCAGATCCTGACCGAAGACATCTGGAACAGCTCGTCGTCGCTCGAGCATGTGCCTTACTCCTACTCCAAGACCGTCGCGGAGCGGGAGGCATGGGAAATCGCTGCCAGGCAGTCGCGCTGGGGCCTGGTCGTCATCAACCCCAGCCTGGTGATTGGCCCAGGCATCAACCCGCACGCCACCTCGGAGAGCTTCAAGCTGATGCAGCAGCTGGGCAACGGCAGGATGAAAGCAGGCGTTCCCGACATCGGCCTCGGCGCCGTGGATGTGCGCGACCTGGCCGAGGCCCATCTGCGGGCCGCCTACCTGCCAGAGGCAAAGGGGCGCTACATCATCTCCGGGCACAATACTTCGCTGCCCGCGATGGCCCGCACCCTGCTGCCGACATACCAGGCCTACCCCATTCCACGCCGCATCCTGCCCAAGTGGCTGGTCTGGCTGGTGGCGCCACTGGCCGACAAAAGCACCACGCGCAAATTTGTGGCCCGCAATGTCGGCTACGCGTGGCAGGCGGACAATGGCAAGAGCATCCGCGAACTCAAGATGCAGTACCGCCCGCTGGCGGCATCGGCTCAGGACATGTTCCAGCAGCTGATCGACAGCCGGCAGCTTCCCCAACCCTGA
- a CDS encoding FeoA family protein: protein MSHRHTPLHQLPKGSRATIVDIASHAHFGALDAQVTQRLKELGFLPGAVLQVIGFGLFGSDPVAVRINGTKFGLRRAEAAKILTALHPA from the coding sequence GTGAGTCACCGTCATACTCCGCTGCATCAGCTGCCCAAGGGCAGCCGCGCCACCATTGTGGATATCGCCAGCCATGCGCACTTTGGCGCGCTGGATGCGCAGGTGACCCAGCGCCTGAAGGAGCTGGGTTTTCTGCCCGGCGCGGTGCTGCAGGTGATCGGCTTCGGCCTGTTCGGCAGCGACCCGGTGGCGGTGCGTATCAACGGTACCAAGTTCGGCCTGCGCCGCGCCGAGGCCGCCAAGATCCTTACCGCCCTGCACCCGGCCTGA